TGGCGACGAGCAGTGAACCGGCAGTTGTCAGCTTCTTCAGCATGCCTCTTCCGCGATGCGGCGCGATCTCGCGCGTGCGCAGGAACGGGAAATCTAAGGCCGGACAGCGTGGTTCTCCACCGTTGTCGGTCAGAAGTTCCCAGCGCAAGCTTCCGGCCAGCCCCTCCCGATGCCACGCCCGCTGGGCTAGGTTTCCACAAACCCTGAGATGGAGCCATGGCACAGAGCGCACTCCTGCTGGTCGACGTGCAGATCGATTTCTGTCCGGGCGGCGCCCTCGCCGTGCCGGATGGCGACGCCGTCATCCCGGCACTGAACGACTACATCGCCCGCTTCGCCAGCTGGAATCTGCCGATCCTGGCGTCACGTGACTGGCACCCCACCGAGACCAGCCATTTCAAGGCTGGCGGCGGCCCATGGCCAGTGCACTGCGTGCAGGACACCCCGGGCGCGGCATTCCACCCGGACCTCGCGCTGCCGGACCACGCAACCATCGTCACCAAGGGCACCAGCCCCACCGACGATGGCTACTCCGCCTTCGAGGCGACCGACGAGGAGGGAAGGGCGGTCGGCGAGCGGCTCCGCCAGGTCGGCGTGCGGACGCTCTACGTCGGCGGGCTGGCCACCGAGTACTGCGTGCGCGCGAGCGTCCTCGACGCACTGGCGCAGGGGCTCGATACAGTGCTCCTGCTCGATGCCGTGCGCGGCATCGACGTGCGGCAGAATGACGTCGCGCGCGCGATCGACGAGATGATCCGCGCCCGTGCGCGCACCGCCACGCTCGCGACGATCGGGCAGGACATGGATGGAGCACGGCCATGAGCAGCGCGCAGAACGGGCTGCGGGTGTTGCCGCAGCAGGCAGCTGAGCCAGTGAGCGACGCACACGCGCGGCGACGTCGCACCGTGACCGTGGACGTGGGCGGCGTGAAGGTCGGCAGCGGCCACCCGATCGTCGTGCAGTCCATGACCAATACCGACACTGCCGACCCGCAGGCGACGGCGGACCAGGTTGCCGCACTCGCCGCCGCCGGCAGCGAGCTGGTACGGGTGACGGTCAACAACGAGGAGGCCGCCGCGGCCGTTCCGGAGATCGTGCGGCTGCTCCAGCAGCGGCACGTCTACGTCCCGATCGTCGGCGACTTCCACTACAACGGCCACCTGCTGCTGCGGCAGTTCCCCGAGACTGCTCGTGCCCTCGCCAAGTACCGCATCAACCCCGGCAACGTGGGCGCCAAGCGGCGCGACGAGAACTTCCGCACGATCATCGAGTGCGCGATCGAGTACGGGAAGCCCGTCCGCATCGGCGTGAACTGGGGCTCGCTCGACCAGCAGCTCCTGACCGAGTTGATGGACCAGAACGCCGGGAGCGCTGCACCGAAGGACGCCAAAGCCGTCATGATCGACGCGATGCTGGAAAGCGCGCTCCGCTCCGCACAGCTCGCCGAGGAGACCGGCCTGCCACACGACCGCATCATCCTGTCCGCCAAGGTCAGCGGCGTGCAGGAC
The genomic region above belongs to Longimicrobiales bacterium and contains:
- a CDS encoding isochorismatase family protein, whose translation is MAQSALLLVDVQIDFCPGGALAVPDGDAVIPALNDYIARFASWNLPILASRDWHPTETSHFKAGGGPWPVHCVQDTPGAAFHPDLALPDHATIVTKGTSPTDDGYSAFEATDEEGRAVGERLRQVGVRTLYVGGLATEYCVRASVLDALAQGLDTVLLLDAVRGIDVRQNDVARAIDEMIRARARTATLATIGQDMDGARP
- the ispG gene encoding flavodoxin-dependent (E)-4-hydroxy-3-methylbut-2-enyl-diphosphate synthase: MSSAQNGLRVLPQQAAEPVSDAHARRRRTVTVDVGGVKVGSGHPIVVQSMTNTDTADPQATADQVAALAAAGSELVRVTVNNEEAAAAVPEIVRLLQQRHVYVPIVGDFHYNGHLLLRQFPETARALAKYRINPGNVGAKRRDENFRTIIECAIEYGKPVRIGVNWGSLDQQLLTELMDQNAGSAAPKDAKAVMIDAMLESALRSAQLAEETGLPHDRIILSAKVSGVQDLIAVYRLLAGRCDYPLHLGLTEAGMGAKGIVASTAGLAVLLNDGVGDTIRVSLTPKPGGDRTEEVLVAQQILQSLELRSFTPQVTSCPGCGRTTSTFFQHMAEDIQDYVRAKMPEWRDRYPGVEEMKLAVMGCVVNGPGESKHANIGISLPGTFEEPKAPVYVDGKLFTTLKGEGLVQEFLRILDDYVERTYA